AGGAATTCCTGGCGTCGCTCGGCGGGCACCCGGATCTCACCGGAGACGCCGATCGACGGCAGCTCGGGGGCGGCGCGATCAAGCGCGGCGATGTCGGCCTGGACCTCTTCCATCAGGTCGAGCAGGTAGCCGAGGCTCAGCTCGTCGCGCACCCGGCGCCCGTCGCCGATCCGGCCGACCAGCCGCGGGGACAGCCAGTAGGACCGGGCGACGGCCTGGTAGATGCCTTCGGTGATGCCGCGCACCCGCCGTTCGGCGACCTGCTCGGCCAGCCCGGCCGCGACCAGCTGCTTGACGTGGTAGTAGACGCGTTGCGGCGTCTGCTCCAGCCGGGCCGCGACCTCGGTGCAGGTGCGGGGCTCGGCGAGTTGCCGCAGCACTTCGATGCGTTGCGGCTTGAGCAGGACTTCGGCCTGCTCACGTTCTTCCAGGTACAGGACATCTCTCATGGCAAAATCAGTTTGAACGTACAAAACTTCTTTGTCAATAGGTTCGACGAGAGGCCGCGCGGTCCGCGCGGCCTCTCGTCGGTACGGGTCAGGGCGTCCAGTCGGGGCGCAACGGGTAACCGTTGACCCCCTCCGGGCCGTTCTGCGTGGCCAGCACCTGGTGCAACTGGATGCCGTTGCGCTCGAACGCCATCCGGGAGCCGGCCATGTAGAGGCCCCACACCCGGGCGGTGCCCGTGCCCACCTCGTTCACGCAGAAGTCCCAGTTGTCGACCAGGTTGCGGCACCAGCCGGCGAGCGTCAGCGCGTAGTGCTGGCGCAGGTTCTCCTCGTGGTGCACCTCGAACCCGGCGTCGTGGATCTCGCTGATCAACCGCCCCGGGCCGGCCAGCTCGCCGTCCGGGAAGACGTACCTGTCGATGAACG
The genomic region above belongs to Micromonospora sp. WMMD1128 and contains:
- a CDS encoding helix-turn-helix domain-containing protein; this translates as MRDVLYLEEREQAEVLLKPQRIEVLRQLAEPRTCTEVAARLEQTPQRVYYHVKQLVAAGLAEQVAERRVRGITEGIYQAVARSYWLSPRLVGRIGDGRRVRDELSLGYLLDLMEEVQADIAALDRAAPELPSIGVSGEIRVPAERRQEFLHDLQTTLRDLFTRYGGVEGDAFKLAVACYPKGDNHE